A genomic segment from Pseudomonadales bacterium encodes:
- the greB gene encoding transcription elongation factor GreB: protein MGRYRPPAPKRSAYITTEGAEALRAELHQLWEIERPQVTSAVHEAAKNGDRSENGDYIYGKRRLREIDSRVRYLSKRLEVLTVVDRIPDQQSKVFFGAWITVEDEDGSENRYRIVGPDEIDPAKSWISMDSPLARAALGKQLDDEIVFQTQQGLRQLYITYIAYFDAQ from the coding sequence ATGGGACGCTATCGCCCACCCGCACCCAAACGCTCGGCCTACATCACCACAGAAGGCGCAGAAGCATTACGCGCAGAACTGCATCAGCTGTGGGAAATTGAAAGGCCGCAAGTGACCTCTGCCGTACACGAAGCTGCAAAAAATGGGGATCGATCGGAAAATGGCGATTACATTTATGGCAAACGCCGCCTGCGTGAAATTGATAGCCGCGTGCGCTACTTAAGCAAGCGCTTAGAAGTCTTGACAGTGGTTGACCGCATCCCCGACCAACAAAGCAAAGTGTTTTTTGGTGCGTGGATTACAGTAGAAGATGAAGACGGTAGCGAAAACCGCTACCGCATTGTTGGCCCTGATGAAATTGATCCCGCAAAAAGTTGGATCAGCATGGATTCACCGCTGGCGCGTGCCGCATTAGGAAAGCAACTCGACGACGAAATTGTTTTCCAAACCCAACAAGGGCTGCGACAGCTCTACATTACATATATTGCGTACTTTGATGCTCAATAG